The following coding sequences are from one Chelonoidis abingdonii isolate Lonesome George chromosome 4, CheloAbing_2.0, whole genome shotgun sequence window:
- the FTH1 gene encoding ferritin heavy chain yields the protein MKLQNQRGGRIFLQDIKKPDRDDWENGLTAMECALHLEKNVNQALLDLHKLATDKNDPHLCDFIETHYLDEQVKAIKQLGDHVTNLRKMGAPKYGMAEYLFDKHTLGDSDNES from the exons atgaagctgcagaaccagAGGGGTGGTCGCATCTTTCTACAGGACATCAAG AAACCAGATCGTGATGATTGGGAGAATGGGCTGACAGCAATGGAGTGTGCCTTGCACCTGGAAAAGAATGTGAACCAGGCACTCCTTGATCTGCACAAGCTTGCAACTGACAAGAATGACCCTCAT TTGTGTGACTTCATTGAGACCCACTACCTGGATGAGCAGGTGAAGGCCATCAAACAACTGGGTGACCATGTGACCAACCTGCGCAAGATGGGGGCACCCAAATATGGGATGGCCGAGTACCTCTTTGACAAGCACACCCTGGGGGACAGTGACAATGAGAGCTGA